The Clavibacter californiensis genome segment GGATGGCGTCGACGTCGGCAACGATCGCCGCTAGCTCCGTGAGGTCCTGCGGCTCGCGGCGGGCCGGGAGGGGCCGCTGTACGGCCGCGAACTGCTGGGCCTTGGCCCACTGCCGCTCCAGGCGATCGCGTGCCTCGGAGGCGCTGCGGGCGCGGCGGCCGCCGCGGCCGGTGTTCTTGGTGCGGTAGTGCTCCATGCCCGGCGCCGTCCGGGCGGCGTGCTCAACGTCGCCGAGGGTCCAGCCGGCGTTCGCGGCCGCCAGGAGGCACATGAAGCCCGTCCACGACGGGTTCCCGCCGCCGTCGATCGTGGCCATGTGCGCAGCTCCCGCACGGCTGAGTTCGCGGTGCGCGCGGTGGCGGACGTCGACGGGGCCCGACGGGGCGCTGTCGGCGGCGCGCGGCGCCGGCGCCCGCTCGAGCAGCAGCGCGGTCAGCGCGTCCAGATCTGCCGTCGACGTCGACGGCGCCAGGAGCGCGGCGACATCGCCGGCGAGCACGCGCGAGCTGGTGCCGTCGCGGTGCGGGGACAGCGGGGGACGAGCGGAGCCCTCGGCCGGGTTGCGGAGCATCCCGTGGTCCAGCGTGCGGAAGCACGCGTACGCGGCCGCAGCGAGGGCGCCGACCTGGGCAGCCTGGGCGCCACCAGCCACGGCGACCCACACATGGCGGCCGCCGGTACTGGAGGAGCGACAGAGCACGTGCGCGATGCCGAGCTCGTCGAGCGTGCGGGAGAGCACCCCGGCTTGGTCCTGGGCCTGTTCCATCAGCTCGGGGACGACGCCGGTGCTGTCCTTGCCGTCGAAGTCGAAGCACAGCAGCCGGTACCGACCAGCGGCGTCCGCGAGACGGATCGCCCACGGCGTCGACGGCGCCACGGGGCCGAGCGGGTGAAGCCGGGGGTAGCTGTTGCTGTCCAGCCGGCCGTAGGCGTCGCGGATCATCGCGCGCACCTGGTCGCGTGGACTCAGGCGGCGCGTCAGTTCCCACGCGGAGTCGACGGACGGCGACACGCCGATGGTCTTCTCAGGTCGTGGTTCTGGCGCTTGCGGGCGCGATGAAGCTACTATGACGACATCTCCTCTGGAGGTATGGCAAAGCCCCGGTTGGTAGCCGGTAGGTATGTGCTGGAGCTCGGACCCGTGGTTGGTAGCCGGTAGGTAGGTCAGAGCTACGAATCTTCGAGAGCCCGTCGTTGGTAGCGACGGGCTCTCATTCGTTAAGTCGTCGTCGTGTCGGCCTCCTCGGAAGCGGTCGCGGGGGAGAGCACGGGCAGTGCTCCCAAGTCGGTGCGCAGC includes the following:
- a CDS encoding helix-turn-helix domain-containing protein, whose protein sequence is MIRDAYGRLDSNSYPRLHPLGPVAPSTPWAIRLADAAGRYRLLCFDFDGKDSTGVVPELMEQAQDQAGVLSRTLDELGIAHVLCRSSSTGGRHVWVAVAGGAQAAQVGALAAAAYACFRTLDHGMLRNPAEGSARPPLSPHRDGTSSRVLAGDVAALLAPSTSTADLDALTALLLERAPAPRAADSAPSGPVDVRHRAHRELSRAGAAHMATIDGGGNPSWTGFMCLLAAANAGWTLGDVEHAARTAPGMEHYRTKNTGRGGRRARSASEARDRLERQWAKAQQFAAVQRPLPARREPQDLTELAAIVADVDAILTSFRVTPGRWGRSEADASRRSILTALVYLTLQTGKQTVAASIRDLALMAGLGRSTAQRALQALTDAGFVARVTAADAGNAAEWRVTWRVSTAHGVVGSQPLDNPRPPTELFAHRAELVALLEHELTDQRHDLFTRPGLGHLAGRLYATLGQHTALTVDSAARILGVSSRHTATILGRLRRHRLIKTHRHGWARAVRDLRDAAARALDVLGLLVDRAHRYQAEREVWAWWNAELTTMHTAPRARPRRPTVLSRPLFAAPTAGERVWPRYPRSATRADHRAARALVLDGALNPEARWQYLGEAA